In Naumovozyma castellii chromosome 1, complete genome, one DNA window encodes the following:
- the YSC83 gene encoding Ysc83p (ancestral locus Anc_1.355), with the protein MNKDNQDIVDKAFNIAHWGFANASKLADELKDSVISSAKYVEKAVVGDEEIISSVEAHSTFGKMNIPFPGFLSAGRDNWVKTAGFSATAILMCWGCHHMLRVPSKLPVNENKCVLILGNRNDPIVRSQIADLFRRKYTVFLCSENIGDENEDEEFLFYLDPSSNKDLMRFIDYLTTSSSIKMNLAAILFMPNIAYHVPGSLTTEVLNSTFNANISVYYDVLMKILPHLPYKKTPLFLYNPSLAYNMQISTQPATTFVSGCINSLYQVLRHLRDLQTIQLNLGVFQLGGQPSNYKYLEVSGPNINKALFDPVYKLIISFNGNFLQRAYMHLITLNGLCSSFHFGKYSLLSSLIPGPYLVKVHMVCESRLKSFAKYLSDLLYKSSAYFIK; encoded by the coding sequence ATGAACAAGGACAATCAGGATATTGTTGATAAAGCCTTCAATATAGCCCATTGGGGATTCGCTAATGCCTCTAAGCTGGCCGATGAACTCAAAGATTCAGTAATAAGCTCTGCTAAATATGTGGAGAAGGCTGTTGTTGGCGATGAGGAGATTATTAGTTCCGTGGAAGCTCATTCTACGTTTGGAAAAATGAACATACCATTCCCTGGATTTCTAAGTGCTGGGAGGGATAACTGGGTAAAAACAGCAGGGTTTTCTGCGACTGCTATTCTGATGTGTTGGGGATGTCATCATATGCTAAGGGTTCCCTCAAAGTTACcagttaatgaaaataaatgtGTTCTCATATTAGGTAACAGGAATGATCCCATAGTGAGATCACAAATTGCTGATCTattcagaagaaaatataccGTCTTCCTTTGCTCTGAAAACATCGgagatgaaaatgaagatgaagaattcttGTTTTACTTAGACCCATCTTCCAATAAGGATCTTATGAGGTTTATTGATTATCTAACAACCTCTAGTTCTATCAAGATGAATTTAGCTGCAATTCTATTCATGCCTAACATTGCATACCATGTGCCAGGCTCTCTAACAACAGAAGTATTAAACTCCACATTCAATGCCAATATATCCGTTTATTATGATGTTCTTATGAAAATATTACCACATTTACCATATAAGAAGACCCCATTATTTCTTTACAATCCATCATTGGCATATAATATGCAAATATCTACCCAGCCAGCCACCACATTTGTCTCAGGATgtataaattcattatacCAAGTATTGAGGCATCTTCGAGATTTACAAACAATTCAACTCAACTTGGGAGTTTTCCAATTAGGTGGTCAACCTTCGAATTATAAATATCTGGAAGTTAGTGGACCTAATATAAACAAGGCACTATTCGATCCTGTTTATAAATTGATTATCTCCTTTAATGGGAACTTTCTGCAAAGGGCTTACATGCATCTTATTACCCTTAATGGTTTATGTTcctcttttcattttgggAAATATAGCTTGCTGTCTTCTTTGATCCCAGGTCCATACTTGGTTAAAGTACATATGGTTTGTGAAAGCagattgaaaagttttgCTAAATATCTTTCGGATCTTCTTTATAAGTCGAGTgcatattttattaaataa